In Oryctolagus cuniculus chromosome 18, mOryCun1.1, whole genome shotgun sequence, the DNA window tggccagggagtgcagtggaggatggcccaagtgcttgggccctgcaccccatgggagaccaggagaagcacctggctcctggctcctgccatcggatcagcgcggtgcgccggccgcggcggccattggagggtgaaccaacagcaaaggaagacctttctctctgtctgtctctctctctctcactgtccactctgcctgtcaaaaaaaaaaaaaaaaccctaagtcAAGAAGGGTACCCTAATATATGGTTGCTGGGAATGCTAATTAGTGCCATCATTATGGAGAACACTATAGAGATTCTTCAAAAGCTACATACGGATCTTCCATACGGCCTGGCTATCCCATTTCTGGAAAGTGAAGTCAGCGTATGAGAGAGCCACATCCaactccatgtttatagcagctcaattcacaacagcaaagatatGAACCAAGCTAGAGGTCCATaagctgatgactggatgaagaaaatgtgtgcacacacacacaatagaatactatccagccatAAACAAGAACAAAATCCTGACATCTGCAACAAACTGGGTGCTAAGTGACAACTCAGACCCACCAAGACAAATGCCACGTGCTCTCTCTCGTATGTGGAAGTCAACAGATGCAGAGCATAGACACGTGACGGCATATGGGCATACAGATCATCATCAACATTGTCTCCACTGAATGCTATCATCTGCACGACAAAATACCCGTCTTTCCTCACTCTGTAATCACTGTCATGACCCCACATTTCGTACTCATGTCCCTGTTTGAGAAAAAAGGTATCCATGCATACGTGTTCAACACCTACACATGAAGtgaatatggaaaaatggcaaacaTTGTCCagtctgaggccagcactgtggcagagtgggtttagctgcccacctgcaacactggcgtcccattgAGCACTgactcgagtcctggctgctccacgtctggtgcagctcccagctaatgcacttgggaaagcagaggaagaggacttgtgtgcttaggtccctgcacccatgtgggagacctggatgaagttccagtctcctggcttcagcctggcccagtctcagccgtTACcaccacttggggattgaaccagtgaatgaaatatctctcttgctctctctctctctcactctcttctctcttgctctctccaactcagtctttcaagtaaataaatgtctttacaaaaaaaaaagaaagtgcaaacCAACACTTTTGTAAAGTCAAAATGTCCTAACTCAGGGCCTTCTGTGTCAACAGAGGCTATGTTTACCAACATAGAGATCTACGGATACACAACTGCATTTGTAAGTGTGCCACTCTTGTGCAGTGACCGTTTGCATTATACTAGTACCAAGAACGGTCATTTAGGGAGCATCACTGGTGGCCAGGACTTTGCACTCACTGCCCCTCAAAGGGGGCATGGTATTTGCATTTGAAATGCAAAGGGTCAGAGTGCATTTCCGGTCCCAGCACATCCCTTCCAAGCCCAAGGATGCCTCCCACCAAGCAGGACCCCTGGCAGCTCACCTCAGCACCTTCAGGGCACACCCTGGGTGGCTCACGGCTGCCAGCAGCACAGCCAGCCCATTGTGGTCCAGGGCGTTGCAGGACAGGTCCAAATCCTGCAGAGTCCTGCTGCCGGTGAGAGCGTAAGCCAGATCCTCACAGCAGGCGCTGCTTAACCCACATATCTGCAGCCTGCAATCAAGACACAGGGTGAGAAGCAGGTGAGCCGAGAAGCAACGCATGGTGAGGATGGGAGCCTTGGCAGGACCTACCCGAGGGTCTCCAGGTGGCAGCTGGGCTGCACCAGCGCCTCACACAGCAGCTTCACGCCGGCGTCCCCTATAGCGTTGCTCCCAATCTGCAGACACCTGAGGTCCTGGCTGCCGACCAGAGCCTGGGCCAGGTCTCCACAGCCGGCGGCGGTGATCAAACATTCGAACACGCTGCAAAGGAAGAATGGTCTCACGTTCCCCCACGCGTCTCTTTGCGTGGGGGAGATCCACATCACGGGAAGTTAACTGCCGAACAGCTCAGCGGCGTTTACCACACTCCTGAGGTTGTGCCAAACCCATGCACGTTAAAAAAATCCGGAAACACTCGTTCTTAGTATTCAATACGACTAGAAGGACGCAAGTCCTAATCTGGTCCTTTTTTGCCTCTGTTTGGGGTCAGGTCCGTCTGTCCTGTGCCCCCTCtctgcagagctgagagctggcacATCCAGGGTGCAGTGTCCGGGCTGGAGACCTCTATGCCCACACTCACTCTGTCCTCACCTCAGCCCAGCGATCCCCTTACCGCTTTCTGGCCCTAGGACGTCAACTTGGCTCCCTGGTGGGTTTCGCTCTTGCTGTCGCACGTCGGAAGTCCTGAGCACAGGGCTGGTTTTGGACGCCGCCCACACGTTGCCAAGACTCACCGCTCACTCTGCCCTGCGCACGTCTGAGTTTGTCTCCTTGATGGGTTCTGCTGGCCACTGGCACCAGCCTAACTCCTTCACCCCGGGGATTCCCACTAAGTGAGTTGGCACCATCCTCCAagttccattttctcttttatagTTTGCATGTTTTTCTCTTCCATGTTGCCTGCTAGATCTATCTTCTGTGTCCCCATCTTTTACTTTTGTCTGATCTCCTGCCTCACCCCTCTCTTACAGTCTTAATTATACTGATAATTTCTACGTGTTGGATGTCACCCTTTCTGCTGGTTTTACTGTACGAGTTCCTTCTCCTGACTGTCACAGCACGAATGTGGTGGTCTCCTCACGCCCTCCTCCCCCATTCCTCTCTAAAGCATCCCTTGTTCCATCCACGCTAATTCCCACGCGTGGTTTGGGGACCCTGCCTCCATGGTTTACCCTTGTATCTGGGATTTGGGATCTATTTTTCCACCCACCCGTGGTATTTATCCCTCTCAGAGAACACTGGCAGACATGGTTCTAGCCATAAAACCATCCCCTGTGCCTAGTcagactcccccacccccaagcctttCTGCACACTGACTGCATAGTGCGGCCGCTCTCAAGGAGCCAAGCCTGCAGCACGGGAGTCAGGCTGTGCATCTGTCCCCGGGACAATGCCACAGAACCCAGCCAGGGGCTCTGGAGccgccccccactccccaccccgcaTCCTCAGCACAGACCCGCAGTCTCCCCGGCACCGAGCGCCTCCCAGCTCTGGCAGACATCCTGGCCCCGGGGGAACCCACCGCAGAGACCGCAGGCGGCAGCTGGGGTGTCTCAGGGCGTCACAGAACTGCTTCAGCCCCGCGTCTCCCAGGATGTTGATGCTAACGTCCAGGTACAGCAGCCTGCAGTTGGAAATGAGGACTTGAGCCAGGAGTTCCCAGGCGGCCTCACTGAGGTGGCAACTGGTCAACCTGTAGGACGGAAGCACAGGTGAACTGAGAGCAGGGAAAAGGCACCCAGGACGGCGTGGCACATGCACCCACTCCAGCCGACGGCTCTGCGGCCTCGCACACAGAATCCCCCCGCAAACCCGGTCTTTTCCTTGCTCTTGATCCTTCTAGGTCTCGCtttgaagaattcttttttttaataagagtaGCGCTGAGTTTAAAGCTAATTCCATCTCCTTCCCTGCGTGGGTCCATTCTGGGTCCTCCACCTGGTGCCTCCGGATCGCAGAGGGTTTGGGCCGACGGCACAGCACtgtgccccacagccccaggctcAGATCCCCCGAACCCCGCAGAAGGCTCCTCCCAGGCCTCTGCGCTGTGCACACGGATCAGAACCTGGTCCGGGAAGCCACCTTCCATCCCAGCCTCTCTGTgagccccccaaccccagccaaCACTGCCCCCTGGAGGGTCACCCCAGGGTACTGATAGAGTCCCAAAGCCGAGGTGGAATAGGGGAAACCTTGGATCACAGGAAGACAAACACCCTGAGGACACACTGGTTACAGGTGTGCCCCTTGGATCATCATGACTGCTctgagagtgagggggagagggagggggaacgaggggagggagggagaaggagggaaagggggggagggggagggagtacTTTAAGCCACCTCTGCGGTCACTTACGACACCAATGCGTCACAATGACAATACCAGGTCAGCAGGAGTTTCACTGTCTGGTGTTCAGGGAATAATGAGATGCCATGTTTTCTGATGTTTGTGGTCTGCGGTGGGTGGGACTCACAGATGTGGATCCCCCCGAGCCTGGGCTGACCTCACGTGCTGGTCACTGCCCCTTCTGTTTACAGAGGAGCAAGCCGAGAGGGAGAGGTTACACAACTCGCACGAGAGGTCGTGCGCACCTGCAGACCCGGGGCTAGAACCCAAGGCTTTGATTCTCAGGCTCCGCGCCTTGACAAACCTCTGCTGACGGACAGACCACCCGACGCCTGCTTACACACAGGCCGGGCAGCAGGTGCATCCCTCCCCTAAGggggctgctgcagcctctggCCGGAGAAGAGGACCCAGGCCAAGACTCTGCAGTCGTCAGGGGCAAGGCCACAGCTCGCCGGCCTGCGGGAAGGGGAAATCCCATGGACTGACGTCTCCGCCCCTAACCCTACCACAGACAAGAAGCAAACATCTGCTGTCCACGTAAACCGCACTGAACTCGAGTCCATCCCCGATGCCCACTGACCCGTCGCCTAGGCCCTGATGGAAGTCCACTGGGACTCGCTCGGTCCCAGCTTATCTATTCTTAGCACCACCCCCGCCAGGGACtcctctccctgcacctgggagacatgCGAAACACACAGTGTAGTCTGCaaggaccccaccccaccctctgaaTCCCCACGGGGCAACCATGCTTGACCACAATGTATGTGTGAGTGTTTTAAAGGGACGCTTGTGTGCTATTCCCAAACTCACCCCTCAGCTGGGCCCCACTTAGGTTTTGCACGTGTCCACTCTAGAACAAGGGGCCTCTGGGCAAGAGGCGTCTCCTAAAAGAGCATTCCCCAGAGGAAGCCTGGAGCGGGCGTCCCGGGGCTTGCTGCTGTGGTCCGACCAAGCAGCTCTGTGCTGCCAGGGGTATGGTTTATTAAGTCCTGCACTCTCCTTACCTCTGCTGCCACAGAAAATAAACCAGGCTCAGGGACAACAGAGCAAAGACATAAACAGCCATGGTTGTTATCGAAAAATGAaagttgggggccggcgccgtggctgacttggttaatcctccatccatggtgcctgcatcccatgctgccaccgggttctagtcccggttgctcctgttccagtccagctctctgctgtggcccgggagggcagaggaggatggcccaagtgcttgggccctgcacctgcatgggagaccaggagaagcacctggctcctggctttggatcggcacagcaccagccgtagaggccatttgggggctgaaccagtgaaaggaagacctctgtctctctcactgtcggactctgtcaaataaaaaataaaaatgaaagtgtaGCTGGAAAGTCACCCGCCCATGGCTGCTCACATCGCTCTGGGAAGACTGTTGGGGAAGGTGTGTTTCAAAGTTATTCCCAGATTCCAGACCTGATGTTCAGGAAGTGAGAACAGGATGAGCCTACTTCAGACTGCACACAAAATGGAACTCAGAATGAATCTTCAGATAGAagaaccaggggccagtgctgtgatgtagcaggtaaagccactgcctgcagcaccagcatcccaaatggtcactggtttgagtcccagctgctccaattccgatccagctctctgctgtggcctgggaaagcagtagaagatggtccaagtccttgggcccctgcacccatgtggaagacccggaagaagctcccggctcctggctttggatcagcgcagctccggccattgtggccatctggggagtgaaccagcggatggaagacctctctctctctctgcctctccttctaattctgactttttttttaagatttatttatttgaaaaagaagaaccAACGAAACTTTAGAAGACAGCGGCATTCGTCGTAACGATGTTGGGTTACGTAATGATTTCTGACACAGGTCACCAGAAGTACTAGAGACCCAAAATAACAAATTCCAAGTAAAGACAACTCCGAATGGGATGCAGTAAGTCACAGTCAGCACACGTGCATGTCAACATATATGAAGAACTCTCGTGACCCAACAAAGGCACAACTAAAAACGTGAGACGGACTGGGGTGAAGTTTCTCCCGAGAGGATCCACCGTGGTCGGAAAGCACAGGAGATGGTGCTCACCCTCACCAGGTCATCCGGGGAAAGAAAGCCTGAACCACCGAGAGCCggcatgtggcacagcgggttgagctCCTGCCTGTGACACCCCTCCCATGTTGCAGAACCagcttgagacctggctgctctgcttccagtccagctcctgctcatgagcctgggagagcagccagtGATGGCCCCTGTGCCAGCCACATGGGGGAGCTGGAGGGCGCTCTAGGTTCTGGCTTTGgagtgcccagccctggccactgtggctgtttgggaagtaaaccagcaggtgcaagatctctccccctacctctatcactctgcctttcaaataaataaaataaatctgtttaaaaagccCTAACGAGATTCTACTTCACACCCGTCAGGATGGCTATAATaatgtgaaaaaggaaaataaatattggcAAGGATTGGAGAAATTAGAACCCTTATACATTGCTGGAGGGAACATAAAATTGTGCAGCCACtaagtaatttgatggtgtctccGAAAGTTAAATGTGACCCAGCAATTACATTCCTAGAGACTAGCCCAAGAGAACTGAACCAAAATGTTCATGATACACTGTTCAGAAGAGTCAAGAGTCAGAAACAATgcagccagtgccgcagctcactaggctaatcctccgccttgcggcgccggcacaccgggttctagtcccagtcggggcgccggattctgtcccggttgcccctcttccaggccagctctctgctgtggcccaggaaggcagtggaggatggcccaagtgcttgggccctgcaccccatgggagaccaggaaaagcacctggctcctgcctttggatcagcatggtgcgccggctgcagcagccattggagggtgaaccaatggcaaaggaagacctttctctgtctctctctcccactgtccactctgcctgtcaaaaaaaaaaaaaaaagaaacaatgtaaaTATTCTCAGTAGATGAACAAAACCACTTCTACTGATACAAAAGAAGACTACTTAGCGACAAGAAGGAGTGGAGCACCGATACGTGGTAAAACTGATGAATTTTGGAAGTATGGCGCTGAGTGAAAGCAAACCACTCACTAAAACCCACACATTGTGTAATTCAATGTCTATGAGATGTCCAGAAGAGGAAAACCTATCAAGCATGGAGTGGTTTCCACAGGCCAGGGGTTTCTTATCAAGGCGATGAGAATGTTCCAGAATTAGAGGACCAGGATGGTTCCACGTCACTGTGACTATACACTAAGATCGCTacattgcatattttaaaagcacaagCTTTTTGGTATGAGAATTGTATCATTAATTCTCTTTGAATCTTTGTGTGTTTGACTGATGGGAGCTTAGAGAAATAGCAAAGCATCGAAAGGCGAAGTATCTGAACCTGTTGATGCCAATGCACTAAGTAGAGACTAAATATGAATGcggattctggggctggcactgtggcttagagcgTTAAGCTCCTGTctgcattgtcagcatcccatatgggcgccagttcgagtcctggctgctccacttcccatccagctctctgctagtgttcctgggaaagcagtagaggatggcccaagtgcttgggtccctgcacccacgtcggagacccagaagaagctcctggcttcggatcattccagccccagccgttgcggccatttggggagtgaactcgtggatggaagatctctgtctctgtctctctgcctttcaaataaataaaaataagtcttgaaAAGGGGGGGGATTcttacttgattttaaaaaatgcttggcATATATATACCACATGTACAGCAGGGAAAAGCCGCACCAGTTGTAAGTGCGTTCAGAAGGTCAATGCACTTGTGCTACCAGCGTCCAGGTCTAGACACATCCAGGTGGGCACATCCCTTACGTCCTGTGCTCCCCACCTGTCGCCAACCTAACCAACATCTCCACTGTTCTTTGAATGTCAATAAAACCACACGGTCTGCCCTAAGTCTGACACAGTCCCGTCACTGACATGCGAGTTTCCTCTCCATTTTTTCCTATGCTGCAGACCGTTCCCCCTCGTGGAAGATGAGCATACAACCACAGCTCTCTCATGGAACTCGCCGCTAGGGTTCATTGACATTTTTTCAGTGTTATGAATAACGGACACGAACGTTTCATGTCTGTCTTTTAGCAAACGGAACCAGGCAACTGCCAAACACGCGCCGAACAGTGGAATTTCCGGGTCACATGATAGCCAAGTTGTTCTTCCCAAGAACGTGCGTCACTAACTGGCTTCCGTACTCTGCCCTCGGTTTCCCAGCAGGTTTAGTTTGCATACGACAGGCAGGAAGCAGACAGGTGGACAGAGGTGGGCAGTGAGAACAGCGCGCGGTCCCCTCTGGCCTCCAGCCAGGGACCTGGGGACCAGGGAGACTTACAGGAGCCCCTCCACGCCGCACATCGGGTGGTTCAGGGCCTCACGCAGCAACTTCATGTCATCCCACGAGAGAGCCATGCGGTTGAGTCTCAGGTATTTCAAGCCTGGGTTGTGAGTGAACACTTCGAAGAAAGCCAGCTTCTCACACGTCATGGTGACTTTATTCATCCTGCAACAACCAACGTTGTTAAGGTTTTCCTGCTCTCTGGCCCCGGAGCCCAGCCTGAGCGCCTGTCTGTCTTTGATGGCTTCCGACGACAACTTCGTAATTAGCTCAGACTGTTCACCACCCAGCCAGCTAGCCCGGTGGTTCTCAACCCCAGCCGATTTTTCCAGTCACCCGCACAGAACAGTTGCCAACGACTGCAGACGGCTGTGACCCCAACCAGGAGCGACCGCCGCTCGgtggagggcagaggccaggacCCCGTTTCTCCGCGTctgtgccctgggctgcagctctCCGTCTACGCAGCTGGTCCGAGACAAGAGCTACAGGTCCGGACTGCCTTGCACTCACATGAGCTTTTGCAAGCGGCACCCGGGCTGCCTCAGTTGATGACAGAAGATCACCAAGGTAGGCTCCGTGAAGCTGCtgtccaccacctgcagttcctgGAGGTGCTCACTGGAGGCGAGCACAGAGCAGATCTGAGACCAGTACAAGAAGTTCTGCCTCGTCCTGCCGCGGAGAAGGAAGAACACGCTTTCCACGAGTGAGCCGAGGGCCGAAgccacgcccccgcccccgcccccgacGGCCGAAGGCACCCCCCACCATGGCCAAAGCCGCCCGCCCACCGATGCTGAAGCTGCCCCCCGCCCACCCCTCCACTGACACAGCGGCAGGAGGCACGTGACCCAGCCCCTCTTGCAGTCAGGGAGAAGCCCGGTCAGCGCAGGTCATCTTGCAACGCCGCAGACGTGCTTGGCTGTTCCCCGGAGGGAGCGGCGTTTCTGGCATAtaaaagaggccagggatgcttCCACACCCCCCACAACGCACAGAACAGTCTCCTTCAACCCCCAGGAAGGCCACTCCAAAATCACCTCTGGTGCCAAGGTTGAGGAGCCCTGCCTGTGTCCAGTGCCCGTCGTTCCACAGTGAAAGGTGGGTCCAGACACCACAGCTGAGCCCAACCTTTGACACCCCTGCCTCAGCCCCAACAGCCTGTGTGCAGCGTCCTCCCCTTGGGAACCGGCCAGCTCCCTTGAATTTGGGGTGCGACACCTCACCTGTCCCATGGCCATAACACAATCCACCTCTTAGCCATCTTGCCTAGTACCAAATTGGaatttgcaagattttttttaaagacctatttatttgaaaggcagagttacagagaggcagaggcagaggtgtgtgtgtgtggggggggggtcttccatctgctggatcactccctagattgcctccaacagccagggcagagccaggcagaagccaagatattcttccaggtctcccacgcaggtggaggggccccaggacttgggccatcttctactgctttcccaggccatagcagagagctagattggaagtgtagcagcttggacttgaactggcacccctatgggatgctggcactacaggcggtcactttacccactaagccctAGTGCCGACCCCCATAAGATCCTTAGAGTAACTTTCAAAGTGTATTTTGAAGCTGGGATGTGAAGAAGGAGTCCAGTTATGATCCAGTGGGAGGGATGTAAGTATTGATTCTGGGTGCTTTTCTGAATGATGGGCAGGTGTATGTGAGACACAATGCAGTGTTCTCAGTGACCCACTCAGGGTGAAAAGCATGACCATGACCTCAAAATCCCATCACGTCTTCTTTATGGGGAGTCCCAACGCTAACCCCACGGCCAGTTTCCTCATGGGACAACGGCAGCTAGGAAAGCATGCGTCTCAGGGACAAGGTCACTGAGCGTCAGTTACGTTGTCTGAACACAAGAAGAATGAAACTCtgatttgcagcaaaatgtacaGGACTGGGGGACACACGTTCGGTGACTGGAGTCAGACACCAGGCCAGTGTCGTGGTACacagttaagccaccgcctgcaacaccggcagcCCAGTCCTAGTAGgggtttgggtcttggctgctccacgttcagtccagctccctgctaatgcacctgggaaagcagtgggagacggcccaagtgttgggaCCCTGACATCCACTCGGGAGACCGGAtggagcatctggctcctggctttggcctggcccagccctggcggttgtgtccatttggggagtgaactagtggctcaacgagctctctccctctcttttttcccctacctccatcactctgcctttcaaataagtaaatacatccttaaaaattTTCCACAGAGAGCCAACTGGGGACTTGAACTAACTCCTGTTTGACAGAAAAGGCAAGAGTCTAACCATGACCCTATACAAGTAGGCACTATTCCATCAAGAGACCCGTCTGAGCACACGGATGGACTCTGAAACGGAGGGGCTCACCTGTACGTCCTCGGGTCTTCTCCCCTAAACAGGGCTTGGATGGAAAAGCAAAGCTTCCTCAGGTTGTAACAATGTTTTAAGTAGGAGGCAGCCATCCCCAGGTCGGAGCTGGAAAGGAAGGTCAAGTTCAGTTCTTGGAAGCAGGCCATCACTTGCCCTGCAAAGACGTCGTCCTGAATCTCCGAGAGACAGTAAAACAAGACCAAGAAATCCACCTGCGGGTGAAAATCTGCACACCCACTTATGTTCTGCAGCAACTGCTCCAGTTCCTCTTTTCTCTGTCGGGACAGGTTTGAGCCAAAGAACGCATCCAGCTTCTGTCGCTCCCTTTCGTTTAACAGGCCGAACAGGAACAACCCCAGCAAGATCGAAGACCTGTTTCTGTTCAGAACGGTCAGCAGTAGCGTCCGTGTGCACTGGACTGCAGGGTTAGGGTGTGCGCTGGGGTGCTGCAGCAGGTAGAACAGGGCGGTGCAGAACTGCAGCAGAGCCTTATGGGGGAAGCCGTACAAGTTCTCGGGCGCCCGGCACCGCAGCACCTTGGTGTCCAGCAGTGTGGGGATGGCCGTGTCCCCGATCCCGTTTCTCCCGAGCACCTCCTGGTTGAAGAACTGTATGTGTGTCCACGTGCCCTCCGCAGCCAGGGAACACAGGTTCTtcagctgctcctggctctgctgggtTGGATACGCAGCACCGTTGGGTGTGAACGCGTTGAAGATGAAGGAGATGAACGTAGAGGTGACGCTCTGGCAGGTCAGCGCCACATCTCTGCCCCTGTCCATATCCTGCTTCATGGACGTGCCCACGAGCCAGCAAAGGATGGGGTTTTGGCACATGGAGAAGAGGCGGTCGTTTCTGTTCACCAACTGGAAGGCTTCCAAGGCTCTACGCTTGTTTGAAAACAAGCTGCCGAAATACAGCTTCTTGCTGTTCCTGCTGAATCCCAAGACTGTTTTAACGCTCGGATCCTGCAGCCCACTCAGCAGCTCCCCTCGGCACTGGGGCGTGACCGCGAGGAGCAGGAAGGCGGCCGGGAGCAGGGACTTCGCCAGCAGGCTGCGCAGAAGCACCTTCCCCGGCCGCGGCTCCAACCAGTGGCTGCACAGATCGGACGGGGGCCCGGCCATGTCACCGCTCATCTCTTCGACGTTGTCGACGAGGAACAGGAGTCTCTCAGGCTGGGACACGACATCCGCCAGGGGAGTGGAGTGGTGAGGCCAGTCTCTGGAGATGAGCGACGCCAGGCTCGTGCTGGCCAGCTGCCTCACCTCTCGGCAGCAGAGGTAGAAAACGTACGAGAACCTGTCTTGGTAGATGCTGCCGTCCGACCAGGCCAGCATCAGCTTCCTCAGCAGTGCCGTCTTCCCGATCCCTCTGGATCCCTGTAAGACCACGGTATGGAACTGTCTTCCGGTGTCCGTCGGAGCTAAGACGAATTTTAAAGTCTCCCGTTCCTCTTGGGTCAGCTTCCACTCGAACTCGTGACTTCTAAACAAGGAGTCTCTGGACCACACGTGGGGAAATGTGCTCCTGACGTGGTCTTGATACATCTTTGTCGGCCTTGAGTCTGGGAGGGCGAGAGACAGCACCGCGTGTTAGAGGTGGACACTCATTTCTACAGCAGCTTTTCTTCTCGGGGATCTGCAGACTATAGCCCTCAGGccgagggggagaggagagagggaggggaggggggaggggggaggggggagggagagaggtggggagggcgaggggagagggagattgCCCTGGTGGTGAAATTCAGAGCTGTATTTCAGGCGCACCAGACTGGAACTTGATCCTTCAGCCATCCCGAAAGTATTGGAAACAAACTCCCTTATAAAAAGGACTCTTCTTTCCACAAGTGGGGTGGTCTTTGCTTTCTGTGAGTGAATGGTGGCTGATGGACCAAGTATGTGGGGGGCTGTTGTAGAAGAGAAATTTTCGCTACGTCCCTGCGTGACTGTTAATGGGTTTGCCTGGACGTAGGTGACGGATCTGATCTAgcgcccctgggaaggcaggtgaTGCCGCACTAACCCACCGGGCAGGCAGGACAATGGCTTCTCCCAATCTTTCCACCCCCGGAAGTTCCTAGCTGCTCCAAGTGGCAGCCTGGTGTCAGCGAGGATCCACCAGCGCCCCAGGCTTATTAGGCATTTTTCTCATCCCTTAGTGCCTTTCTGCGCCCCTGGTTCTGTCAACTGCTCTGACGATTTTAGTTCCGTGTTTCGTAACTCTCCAAGGACAAACTACATGGGCACGACCTTGGCCCGGCTGTGGAGGGAGGTAAAGGCTCAGCCACCCACAGGAAGGTCTACCTTCAGACCTCCCTGAAGTACACTCCAGCAACGCCCTTTTGTTGTATTGA includes these proteins:
- the NLRP4 gene encoding NACHT, LRR and PYD domains-containing protein 4, translating into MASSFFSDFGLIWYLGELRREELAKFKELLRLETSQLGIQQIPWAKVKVASREVLADLLTKHYGEQQAWDMTLRIFHTMGREDLCERARRESADSRPTKMYQDHVRSTFPHVWSRDSLFRSHEFEWKLTQEERETLKFVLAPTDTGRQFHTVVLQGSRGIGKTALLRKLMLAWSDGSIYQDRFSYVFYLCCREVRQLASTSLASLISRDWPHHSTPLADVVSQPERLLFLVDNVEEMSGDMAGPPSDLCSHWLEPRPGKVLLRSLLAKSLLPAAFLLLAVTPQCRGELLSGLQDPSVKTVLGFSRNSKKLYFGSLFSNKRRALEAFQLVNRNDRLFSMCQNPILCWLVGTSMKQDMDRGRDVALTCQSVTSTFISFIFNAFTPNGAAYPTQQSQEQLKNLCSLAAEGTWTHIQFFNQEVLGRNGIGDTAIPTLLDTKVLRCRAPENLYGFPHKALLQFCTALFYLLQHPSAHPNPAVQCTRTLLLTVLNRNRSSILLGLFLFGLLNERERQKLDAFFGSNLSRQRKEELEQLLQNISGCADFHPQVDFLVLFYCLSEIQDDVFAGQVMACFQELNLTFLSSSDLGMAASYLKHCYNLRKLCFSIQALFRGEDPRTYRTRQNFLYWSQICSVLASSEHLQELQVVDSSFTEPTLVIFCHQLRQPGCRLQKLMMNKVTMTCEKLAFFEVFTHNPGLKYLRLNRMALSWDDMKLLREALNHPMCGVEGLLLTSCHLSEAAWELLAQVLISNCRLLYLDVSINILGDAGLKQFCDALRHPSCRLRSLRVFECLITAAGCGDLAQALVGSQDLRCLQIGSNAIGDAGVKLLCEALVQPSCHLETLGLQICGLSSACCEDLAYALTGSRTLQDLDLSCNALDHNGLAVLLAAVSHPGCALKVLRLKHMELGEETQALLTAVQERNPYLRVISQ